In the genome of Gemmatimonadales bacterium, the window GCGACTCGGCGACGGCGGTCTTCACCTTCGACCATCCGTATCCCGAGATGTTTTTCGACGCCGTCTACCAGATGCGGATCCTGCCGAAGCACGTCCTCGATTCGATCCCGCGAGCGAACTGGCGTTCAACCTGGTTCGGCCGCGCACCAATTGGCGACGGACCGTATCGGCTGGCGCACTGGACTACGGGGCAGAGCGTTGAACTCGTCGCGGACTCCACCTTCTATCTCGGCCGGCCGCATCTGCGCCGGCTGATCTGGCGCTTCACTCCCGATCTCTCCGTCGCCGTCACCCAGGTCGTCGCCGGTGACGCTGATGCGATTCAGGTCCTCGCCACGCCCGACAACATCGCTCGCGCAGAGGCGGCGAACCAGTTGAAGCTGTACCCGTATCCGGGGTCGGTCTACTCGCTGATGACGTTCAACCTTCGAGCCAACGGCGATCGGACGCGACCGCACCCGATTCTTGGCGATCCGGTCGTCCGGCGCGCGCTGGTTCTTGCCACCGACCGGACCCGGATGGCCGAGAACATCTTCCGCGGCCACGCGCGAGTGCCGCCAGGGCCGCTGTCGGAGATGTGGAAGGACCTCTGGTTCGACGATCTCCCGGTCCCTCCCTTCGACACGGCGCAGGCGGACCGCATGCTCGAGAGTCGGGGATGGATCACCGGACCAGACGGGATCCGAGTCCGCAATGGCACCCGCCTCGCGATCCACCTCGCCGTGCCGAGTTCGAGCGGGATGCGGAAGGCATACGCGCAGTTGATCCAGGAGGAGTTGAGCGTCGTGGGAGTCGACGTCGCGATCGACCAGATGGAGGCCGCGACGATGCAGGATCGGGAACGATCGGGTCACTTCGACGCGGCGATCGAATCGTGGAACACTGATCCGAGCCCGACCTCCAACCTCGCCGATGCGTGGGTGACCGGCGGTCCCGGCAACTTCGGCGGTTACAGCAATCCCGCATTCGATCGTGCGGTGGCGCGGGCGCGCGCGGCGATGTCGCCCGATAGTTCCCGCGCCGCCTGGCACGATGCGCTGACGCTGCTGGCGACGGATGCGCCGGCCGTGATGTTGGCGGCGCTCGACAACGTCGCCGCGGTGGATGGCCGCGTCACCAACGTCTCGCTGCGGCCCGACTACTGGGGCGGCGACCTGCGCCACTGGGAGATCCCGCCCGCTCGCCTCACAGCCCGCGATCGCGCGGAGCAGTGATGCCGCACTGGCTGGCGCGGCGGATCGTCTCGGCCGCGGCCACGCTGCTTGCCGTGCTGACGCTGGTCTTCACCGCGGTCCATCTCGCGCCGGGCACCCCGTTCATGCCGCGGGGCGATCGCCCCCCGCTCGATGCAGCGGCGGTGGCGCGCTTGCAGGCTCGCTTCGGACTCGATCAGCCGATCCCGGTGCAATACGGTCGGTATCTCGCCGCGCTGGCGCACGGTGAACTTGGCGAATCGTTCAGCGCCAGACGGCCGGTTGCGGCGATGCTCGTTGACGCCATTCCCAACACGCTGCTCCTCGCCGGCGCGGCACTGGCGATCGAATTCATCCTCGGTCTTGTCCTCAGTGTCTATCAGGGGACCCACGCCGGCTCGGCGCGCGATCGTGCGTTGACGCAGGTGACGCTCCTGTTCTATTCGATGCCGACCTTCTGGCTCGGCCTCGTCCTCCTCCTCGTCTTTGGCGAGCGGCTGCACTGGCTGCCGGTGGGCGGCATCGTCGACCCCGCGATGCACGCGTCGTTCGGCGCCGTCGGCCGAATCGTCGATCGGCTCCGGCATCTCCTCCTGCCGGCACTGACGCTCGGCCTGATCGGTGCGGCAGCGACCGCGCGCTTCGAGCGACCCGCCGTGATCGCCGCGACGCGAGCGGAGTTTGTCCAAAGTGCGCGAGCCCAGGGCGTCCGGCCTCACCGAATCCTCTGGGCCCATGTGATCCGCAATGCATTGCTTCCGTACATCACGCTCGCGGGATTGGCATTCCCGGTGCTGCTCACCGGCGCCGTTGTCGTTGAATCGGTCTTCGCGTGGCCGGGGATGGGAAAGCTTGCTGCCGACGCGATCGCGACCCGTGACTATCCGGTGGTCATGGCGGCGACACTGCTCGCCACCGTGATGGTCGTTGTCGGCAACCTCATGGCGGATTGCTGCTACGCTGTCGCCGATCCGCGAATCCGCGACGCGACCGCATGACGCTTGCGCACTGGGTCGCGCTCGCCGTGGTCCTGCTTTTCGCGACGGGTGTCGTCGAACGCTGCCGCCGCCGCGGGAACGCAGCGGTACGGCACTGCCTCTCGGACGCGATGACGCGGGTCGCGGTGCGTTGGCTGGTGATCCTCGCGGTCGCGGCGATCGTGGCGCCGTGGCTGGCGCCGTTTCGACCCTCGCGGCAACTCGATATTGTCGCGCTGGTCAATCAGGCGCCGTCATGGACGCATCCATTCGGTACCGATTCCTATTCGCGAGACGTGTACAGCCGGATGCTCTACGGCGCCCGGGTATCGCTTGGAGTCGGCGTCTTCGCGATGGTAGTCGCGGTGATCGCCGGCGGGACCATTGGCGTGGTGGCCGGCTACTTCCGGCGCGGCATCGACGGTGTCCTGATGCGGCTCGTCGATGTCGGGCTCGCCGTCCCGCGGATCTTTCTGGTGCTGGTCGTCACGGCGCTGTGGAGCGGCCTGGCGCTCGGGCCGCTGGTGCTGCTGCTCGGACTGACCGGCTGGTTCGCGACCTCTCGCCTGGTGCGATCCGAGGTCCTTGCCCTGCGCGACGCGCCGTTCGTGGAGGCGTCGCGCGCCGCGGGGGCGTCGCCGCTCCGGGTGATGTTGCGCGACGTCACCCCCAACGCTGCCGCGCCGATGATCGTCTCGGCAGCGCTGGGGATCGGCAACGTGATGCTGCTCGAAGCGGCCCTGTCGTTCCTTGGCGTCGGCGTGCAGCCGCCCGCCGCGAGCTGGGGCAACCTGATCGCCGACGGACGCGATCAGCTCATGATCGCACCGTGGACTACCCTCATTCCCGGAATCGCCGTGGCGTTGTCGGTCATGGCCTTCAACACGGTCGGCGATGCGCTGGAGCAGGCGCTCGACCCGCGGCGGAGTGATCCCTCCGGATCGATCGGCTAGCGGGTCGCTGCGGGAGCGGACCGGAGCTCCCAGAGCACGTTGACGATCTTCCATTCTCCGTTCCACCGGGCCAGCTGCAGGAAGTCCACCCAGGTCGACGCGTCGACCCGCGCCACCGCCGCGCCGTTGTAGATGTCGAGGATGTGGAAGTCCTTCCGTTGTGCGGCCGCCGGGGTCGCTGATCCGCCACCCGCCCGGGTGTTGTTGATCAGCGTCATCGCGCTCATCTGATTGAGCATGCTGTGGCCGGTTTTCGCGTCGGTCATGACCATCCGCTTGGCGAGTTCGGGGTGCAGCGCCCGCGCCATGCGGTCGGCATCGCCGCTATACCATCCTTCGATATAGTTCATCGCGGCCGCGTGGATGCCGGCGCTGTCGGTGGCGCTCTGGGCCATCACCGGCCGCGCGGTGACGACGGCAGTGCAGGCGATGGCAATGATGGAAAGGCGAACGAGGTGCATCGGGCATCCTGGAAGAGGTTGCCCCCACGATCACGAACGTGCCGGAGCCGAACAAGGCCGGAGGGACGAATGCAACGCGCCGCGGGACGAACCCGAGGAAACGAGGCGATCCGCGCCCTATATTCTCGTCGCATGAATGTTCCGATCGGTGAGGCGCGACCCGTCGCGACCGGCTGGCGAACCACGCGAGTGGTGCTCACCGTGCTGCTGATCTGGACCGCGCTCGCCGGCCTTTCGATCGTGCAGGCGGCGCTGACGATGCCGCCCGGTGCACCGGCGATGCCATGGGGACGCCTTGTCGTCCTGCGGCTGGCGGACTGGTACACCTGTGCGCTTTTCATCCCGGCATTCGTGTGGCTGAGCCGGCGCGTGCCGGTGACGGCGACGCGATGGGGCGGTGCAGTGGCGCTGCTCTTTGCCGCCAGCGCAGTCTTCGTGGTGCTCAAGTACCTGCTCTTCATGCCGATCGCGCAGTGGATCGTCCCGGGCACGTCGACGTCGTTCGCGCATCTCCTCGCCGGCAATGCCCTGATCGAGTTGATCATCTTCTGGGCGGTGATCGCGGTGATCCAGGCGACCGAGTTCAGGCGTCGCCTGCAGCAGCAGGAATACCAGCACATGGCGCTGCAGGCGCAGCTGACGGAGCGGCGGCTCGAAGCGCTTGGTGCGCAGCTGCAGCCGCATTTTCTCTTCAACGCGCTCAACGCCGTCGCCACGTTGATGCACCGCGACGTCGCCGCCGCCGATCGGATGATCATCCAGCTCGGCGACCTGCTGCGCGAATCGCTGCGCCGCGACAACGCCTGGGAAACCACCCTCGACGACGAGCTCACGCTGACCGCGCGTTACCTCGAGCTGATGCTGGCGCGTTTCAGCGACCGGCTCACGATCGTGGTGGAGGCCGACGCCGAGGCGCGTCGCGGCCTGGTGCCCCGGCTGATCCTGCAGCCGCTGGTGGAAAACGCGCTCGAACACGGGATCGCGCACCGGCGCGGCGACGGCTCGGTGACGATCTCGGCAACTCGGCGTGGCGACGTACTCGAACTGACGGTGCGGGATGACGGCCCGGGCGCCGCGGGCGGTCCGACCAACGGCACCGGCGTCGGTCTGCGGAATACCAGGGCACGGCTCGAACAATTGTACGGGGCATCGCAGGCATTGACGCTCGAGCGCTCGGCCGATGGCACGATCGCCCGCGTTGTCCTGCCGTGGCACGATCAGCCTGTGCTGCTCCCCGGTGGGCGATGACGCTCCGTCTCGTGGTGGCTGACGATGAACCGCTGGCGCGTGAGCGGATCCGGTCGCTTCTCGCCGCGCGGACCGATTGTGTCATCGTCGCTGAATGCCGGGACGGTGTGGAGGCGGCGCTGGCGATTGCGCAGCACGCCCCTGACGTGGTGCTGCTCGACATCAGGATGCCGGAACTCGACGGCTTCGACGTACTGGCGGCGCTCGAAGCAGAGGACCATCTCCCGGCGGTGATTTTCGTCACCGCGTTCGGTGATCATGCCGTGCGCGCGTTCGAGGTCGGTGCCGTGGACTACCTGATGAAACCGTTCGACGCCGACCGGCTTGGTCAGGCGATCGATCGTGCCGCGAGCCGCCACCTCGCGCTCTCCGACGTGCGCGCGATCCTCGCTGCGCTTCATCCTGATCGCCGGTATCCCGAACGATTCCTGGTGCGGGCGCCCGGACACATGTACTTCGTGCCGGCAGGCGATGTCGAATGGGTCGACGCTGCGTCGAACTATGTCCGCCTGCATGCGGGCGGCCGCCTGCACCTGGTGCGCGACACGATGACCGCCCTGGAATCCAGACTCCCGGCTGATCGTTTTGTCCGGATCCACCGGTCAGTGATCGTGCGCATCGATCGCATCGCCCGGATCGAGCCGACGGAGCGGGGAGAATATCGGCTGATCTTGCACGACGGGACGAAGCTGACCTCCAGCCAGACCTATTCTCCGAGAGTCCGCGCGCTCCTCCGGTGACAGGGTCGCAACCGTTCGCGGAGCGCGTCGACGCGCCGAACGTGCCTCACCGCGGGAATGCCGCGGATTCATTCCCCCCGCAGCGACTCGATCGGATCGACAGCTGACGCCCGCCGCGCCGGCAGATAGCTCGCAACGATGCCGACGCCGATCAGGAGTGCCGACATCCCGGCAAACGTCGTCACGTCGATCGCGGTCACGCCGAACAGCAATGAGCGGAGCGCCTGTGTCGAGAGCGCCGCGCCGAGCAGCCCGAGGACGATGCCGGCGCCGACCACGCGCGCCCCCTGCGCGACGACCATCCGCCTGACCTGCGCGGCGTCGGCACCGAGCGCCATGCGCACGCCGATCTCGCGGGTGCGTTGCGCCACCACGTAGGAGAGCACGCCGTACAGGCCGACAATGCCGAGGATCAACGCGAGCACGGCGGCGATCGCCAGCGTGAGCATCGTGAACGAGAGATCGACCATCGACCGCTGCGCGAGTCCCGCCATGGTATAGATGCGGTACATCGGCGCCTCGGGGGCGATGTCATGGACGATCGCGCGGACTTCCGGTGCGATCTTCTCCGCGCGCGTGGTCCGGATCACGTACCCCGGCGACGATTCCGCCCAGCTGGTATCGGTGGGACCGACGATCGGGAAGTACACCACCGGATTCGGCCGCTGCCGGAAATCGTCCTGCATCACGTCGGCGACCACGCCGATCACCGTGAACCAGGTGGTGTCGCCGCCCATCTGCAGTCGCCGTCCGATCGGATTGAGCCCCGGCCAGAGCGCTGTGGCGGCCGCCCGGCTCACCATCGCATTCCCGCGCCACGTCAGGCTCTCGTCGTCGGTGAACGATCGCCCCGAGAGCACCTTGATCTTCATTGTCTTGAAATAGTCGCCGGCGGTGAAGTTGTAATGAAGCTCGGCCGAAGCCTCCGCGCTGCGGTCGGAGCGGAATCGCGTTTCGTCGGTGTTCTCGTCAAGCGGAACGTTTTCGATCAGACCGACCGATTGCACGCCGGGGAGCGCGCGCAGTCGATCCATGAAGGCGAGGTCGAACCGCGCGAAGGTGGGACCGTCCTTAAGCGACGGGCGGTCCGGCGCGATCTGGAAGGTGAAGGTGTCGTGGGTGTCGTATCCGGGATTGACGCGCCGCAACCGCTCGAAGCTCCGCAGCAGGAGCCCGGACCCGATCAGCAGCACGAGCGCCAGCGCCGTCTGCGCCACAACGAGGCCGTCACGCACCCACGGCCGCTGATGCGTCGATCCTCGTCCGCCCTGGCGCAGGCGCCGCAGGTCGGGCGCGGACCCGCGAATCGCCGGGATCAGTCCGCACGCAATTGCCGTGATGAAGGTGACTGCCACGACGAACCCGACCACCACCACGCCGAGTCCTGCATCGCCGAGCCGGGGGACGTCGGCGGGAGCCGCGCGCACAAAGAGCGGTAGCGAGACTTTCGCAAGCGTGGCTGCAACGCCTCCCGCGACGATCGCGATCACCACGGCCTCGGCCATCTGCATCCGGATCAACTGTCCACGGCGGGCGCCGATGGCACGACGGACAGCCAGCTCGCGCAGCCGCCCTTCGGCGCGCACGGTGAATAGATTCGCCACATTGGCACACGCGATCAGCAGCACGATTCCCACGGCACCAAAGAGGACCAGCAGCGGCGTCTCGATGCCGCCGACAAGTTGATCACGCAAGGTGCGCACGACTGCCCGGTGCCGCGCGATGGTCCGGGCGTAGTTGGCGGATCCGCCGAAGCGCTGCGGGAGGCCTTGCGCCAAGGTGTTGAGTTCGTTCGTCAGCGCGGCGGTGGTGACGCCGGGCTTCATCCGCGCGACCATCCCCTCGCCGAAGTGTCCGGGGTCGACGTCGGCCAGTCCGGGCGCGCTTGAGATCCACAGCATCGTACCGTCGACGGGGAACCGGAAGTCCGGGCCCATCACGCCGATGATCGTGCGCATCCCTCCGCCGACTTCGTACGACCGGCCGATGACGCTCCGATCGCCGCCGAACCACGACTGCCAGAGCGCGTACGAGATCACGAAGACCCGCGACTCATCGTCCGCGACCGGAAGCCGGCCGAGAATCGGTTTCACGCCGAGCGTGGAAAACAAGGTGTAGGTGGGCCACGACATGCGGACGCGCTCCACCCGGTCGCCGACGCGAAGTGAGTTCGTGAAGGAATTGTAGAGCGCGACATCCTGGAGGAGATGGGATCGTTCGCGATACTGGAGATAGAACTCGCGGCTGACGCCGAATTCGGCGGGCATCTCCGTTCCCGGCGCCGAGGCCGCGACATACACCAGGCGATCGGGGTGCGGGTACGGCAACGACCGCAACAGGACCGCGTCAACGACGCTGAACATCCCCGCGTTGACGCCGATGGCGAGCCCGAGCGTGGCGATCGCGACGACCGCAAACCCCGGCGACCGCCGGAGAGAACGCGCGGCATGGCGGAGGTCGCCGGTCCATTCGCTGAGCATGTGTTGCACTCCTTCTCTCTCGGGATCGACGATGGCGTGCGCCGTGACTGTCGGGTTCCATCGCTCGGCAACGGACGTTCCGATCAGGTCACCAATGGCGGACATGGTGTAACGGGCGGTGGCGAACGGCCCGCGGCGCCGGGCGGCGTCGAAGTCGCGTTCGAGCTGGTCGATGATCTCCGCACCGAACTCCCGCCTGAACCAGGCGGGGAGGATCCGGCTGCACCAGCTCAGCACTCGTTTCACGACCGGTCCGGCACGATCCGCAACCGCTTCTCGGCGACGAGCGCCGCATGCCTGAGCCGATGCGCTTCGGTCGCCAGTGCCCGGCGACCGGTCGCGGTCAGCGTATAGTACTTTCGCGGCAGCCCGGGGTGCCGCGGCACATCTGTATCCTCGGCCGTTTCGC includes:
- a CDS encoding sensor histidine kinase, with product MNVPIGEARPVATGWRTTRVVLTVLLIWTALAGLSIVQAALTMPPGAPAMPWGRLVVLRLADWYTCALFIPAFVWLSRRVPVTATRWGGAVALLFAASAVFVVLKYLLFMPIAQWIVPGTSTSFAHLLAGNALIELIIFWAVIAVIQATEFRRRLQQQEYQHMALQAQLTERRLEALGAQLQPHFLFNALNAVATLMHRDVAAADRMIIQLGDLLRESLRRDNAWETTLDDELTLTARYLELMLARFSDRLTIVVEADAEARRGLVPRLILQPLVENALEHGIAHRRGDGSVTISATRRGDVLELTVRDDGPGAAGGPTNGTGVGLRNTRARLEQLYGASQALTLERSADGTIARVVLPWHDQPVLLPGGR
- a CDS encoding ABC transporter permease translates to MPHWLARRIVSAAATLLAVLTLVFTAVHLAPGTPFMPRGDRPPLDAAAVARLQARFGLDQPIPVQYGRYLAALAHGELGESFSARRPVAAMLVDAIPNTLLLAGAALAIEFILGLVLSVYQGTHAGSARDRALTQVTLLFYSMPTFWLGLVLLLVFGERLHWLPVGGIVDPAMHASFGAVGRIVDRLRHLLLPALTLGLIGAAATARFERPAVIAATRAEFVQSARAQGVRPHRILWAHVIRNALLPYITLAGLAFPVLLTGAVVVESVFAWPGMGKLAADAIATRDYPVVMAATLLATVMVVVGNLMADCCYAVADPRIRDATA
- a CDS encoding ABC transporter permease, whose translation is MTLAHWVALAVVLLFATGVVERCRRRGNAAVRHCLSDAMTRVAVRWLVILAVAAIVAPWLAPFRPSRQLDIVALVNQAPSWTHPFGTDSYSRDVYSRMLYGARVSLGVGVFAMVVAVIAGGTIGVVAGYFRRGIDGVLMRLVDVGLAVPRIFLVLVVTALWSGLALGPLVLLLGLTGWFATSRLVRSEVLALRDAPFVEASRAAGASPLRVMLRDVTPNAAAPMIVSAALGIGNVMLLEAALSFLGVGVQPPAASWGNLIADGRDQLMIAPWTTLIPGIAVALSVMAFNTVGDALEQALDPRRSDPSGSIG
- a CDS encoding nuclear transport factor 2 family protein, whose protein sequence is MHLVRLSIIAIACTAVVTARPVMAQSATDSAGIHAAAMNYIEGWYSGDADRMARALHPELAKRMVMTDAKTGHSMLNQMSAMTLINNTRAGGGSATPAAAQRKDFHILDIYNGAAVARVDASTWVDFLQLARWNGEWKIVNVLWELRSAPAATR
- a CDS encoding ABC transporter permease; protein product: MKRVLSWCSRILPAWFRREFGAEIIDQLERDFDAARRRGPFATARYTMSAIGDLIGTSVAERWNPTVTAHAIVDPEREGVQHMLSEWTGDLRHAARSLRRSPGFAVVAIATLGLAIGVNAGMFSVVDAVLLRSLPYPHPDRLVYVAASAPGTEMPAEFGVSREFYLQYRERSHLLQDVALYNSFTNSLRVGDRVERVRMSWPTYTLFSTLGVKPILGRLPVADDESRVFVISYALWQSWFGGDRSVIGRSYEVGGGMRTIIGVMGPDFRFPVDGTMLWISSAPGLADVDPGHFGEGMVARMKPGVTTAALTNELNTLAQGLPQRFGGSANYARTIARHRAVVRTLRDQLVGGIETPLLVLFGAVGIVLLIACANVANLFTVRAEGRLRELAVRRAIGARRGQLIRMQMAEAVVIAIVAGGVAATLAKVSLPLFVRAAPADVPRLGDAGLGVVVVGFVVAVTFITAIACGLIPAIRGSAPDLRRLRQGGRGSTHQRPWVRDGLVVAQTALALVLLIGSGLLLRSFERLRRVNPGYDTHDTFTFQIAPDRPSLKDGPTFARFDLAFMDRLRALPGVQSVGLIENVPLDENTDETRFRSDRSAEASAELHYNFTAGDYFKTMKIKVLSGRSFTDDESLTWRGNAMVSRAAATALWPGLNPIGRRLQMGGDTTWFTVIGVVADVMQDDFRQRPNPVVYFPIVGPTDTSWAESSPGYVIRTTRAEKIAPEVRAIVHDIAPEAPMYRIYTMAGLAQRSMVDLSFTMLTLAIAAVLALILGIVGLYGVLSYVVAQRTREIGVRMALGADAAQVRRMVVAQGARVVGAGIVLGLLGAALSTQALRSLLFGVTAIDVTTFAGMSALLIGVGIVASYLPARRASAVDPIESLRGE
- a CDS encoding LytTR family DNA-binding domain-containing protein → MTLRLVVADDEPLARERIRSLLAARTDCVIVAECRDGVEAALAIAQHAPDVVLLDIRMPELDGFDVLAALEAEDHLPAVIFVTAFGDHAVRAFEVGAVDYLMKPFDADRLGQAIDRAASRHLALSDVRAILAALHPDRRYPERFLVRAPGHMYFVPAGDVEWVDAASNYVRLHAGGRLHLVRDTMTALESRLPADRFVRIHRSVIVRIDRIARIEPTERGEYRLILHDGTKLTSSQTYSPRVRALLR
- a CDS encoding peptide ABC transporter substrate-binding protein, which encodes MTDEALDRDIFDQLFLKLAEIGPDGNTVSDHGFQPALAARWEWLTPVTIAFHLDPRAHWTDGPRVSAADVAFTFAGYADSAVDSPYREGLSHIRSVQARDSATAVFTFDHPYPEMFFDAVYQMRILPKHVLDSIPRANWRSTWFGRAPIGDGPYRLAHWTTGQSVELVADSTFYLGRPHLRRLIWRFTPDLSVAVTQVVAGDADAIQVLATPDNIARAEAANQLKLYPYPGSVYSLMTFNLRANGDRTRPHPILGDPVVRRALVLATDRTRMAENIFRGHARVPPGPLSEMWKDLWFDDLPVPPFDTAQADRMLESRGWITGPDGIRVRNGTRLAIHLAVPSSSGMRKAYAQLIQEELSVVGVDVAIDQMEAATMQDRERSGHFDAAIESWNTDPSPTSNLADAWVTGGPGNFGGYSNPAFDRAVARARAAMSPDSSRAAWHDALTLLATDAPAVMLAALDNVAAVDGRVTNVSLRPDYWGGDLRHWEIPPARLTARDRAEQ